One Elusimicrobiaceae bacterium genomic window carries:
- a CDS encoding threonylcarbamoyl-AMP synthase, translating to MTKIYPIEKMSEAELQQTATAIEEGAVIAFATDTVYGLGTNAFAEQSISRIYQIKQRPASDALQILVGSVAQAQQITQWNKEADLLAKAFWPGALTLILKPNLAGEPLRRGFAGLGLRVPAHTHLLRLLTAMSVPLASTSANLHGQPVLTTEQQVVEFLEGKADYILTGGTLSATASSVVDLTGEPVLLREGAVSRARLEETLRKSLKEL from the coding sequence ATGACGAAGATTTATCCTATTGAAAAAATGTCTGAAGCTGAGTTACAACAAACCGCCACCGCTATTGAAGAAGGCGCGGTGATTGCTTTTGCCACGGACACCGTATATGGCCTAGGTACTAATGCCTTTGCGGAACAGTCTATTTCCCGTATTTATCAAATTAAACAACGTCCGGCCTCGGATGCTTTGCAAATTTTGGTGGGCAGTGTGGCGCAAGCTCAGCAAATTACCCAATGGAATAAAGAGGCGGACCTTCTAGCAAAGGCCTTTTGGCCCGGAGCTTTAACATTAATTTTAAAGCCCAATCTTGCGGGAGAACCTTTGCGGCGCGGATTTGCGGGGTTGGGCCTGCGTGTGCCGGCGCATACACATTTATTGCGTCTGCTGACCGCCATGTCAGTGCCTTTGGCTTCTACAAGTGCTAATTTGCACGGGCAACCGGTCTTAACCACGGAGCAGCAAGTGGTTGAATTTTTAGAGGGGAAAGCGGATTATATCTTAACAGGAGGAACACTCTCTGCCACGGCCTCGTCCGTAGTGGATTTGACCGGGGAGCCTGTTTTACTTAGAGAAGGAGCGGTGTCTCGCGCTCGGCTGGAAGAAACCTTGCGCAAATCTCTAAAAGAGTTATAA
- a CDS encoding HAMP domain-containing histidine kinase: MPSIFTSHHYLVYYIVLTTILILLTYWISRRVYLRKMKRAVMKAEHNYQQQVAALQMQLSGKVNMLEGMVEKLKLSNQELNRLSEIRSKFMSIVAHDLRQPLTSIQGFTSVLMMDSPQGEGNSEQIALNNILKATDNMNQLMADLMDISMIESGKFNMDFKEFNFNQLLDDVHALQQVNAQKKGIFLVKYAYPTDVLVYADRFRISQVLNNLLGNAIKFSPQGGRIAVEYVIENGWLLCAVQDEGPGIAPDEQVKIFQKFHQSEHDHTARKQGWGLGLSIAQEIVNAHQGEIGVSSAGLGQGATFWFRIPITSNTQPLEGVSDL; this comes from the coding sequence ATGCCTAGCATATTTACCTCTCATCATTATCTTGTTTATTATATCGTGCTCACCACGATATTGATCCTGCTTACCTACTGGATTTCACGGCGTGTCTATTTGCGCAAAATGAAACGTGCCGTCATGAAGGCCGAGCATAATTATCAACAACAGGTAGCTGCCTTGCAAATGCAACTATCCGGTAAAGTGAATATGCTGGAAGGCATGGTGGAAAAGTTAAAACTTTCAAACCAAGAACTTAACCGCTTAAGCGAAATCCGTTCTAAATTTATGTCTATTGTGGCCCATGACTTGCGCCAACCGCTGACTTCTATTCAGGGTTTTACCTCGGTACTTATGATGGATAGCCCGCAGGGAGAAGGCAATAGCGAACAAATCGCATTGAATAATATCTTAAAAGCCACAGACAATATGAACCAACTCATGGCCGACTTGATGGACATTTCGATGATTGAGTCCGGTAAATTTAATATGGATTTCAAGGAATTCAATTTCAACCAATTATTAGATGATGTGCACGCCTTGCAACAGGTCAATGCACAAAAGAAAGGCATTTTTCTAGTCAAATACGCTTATCCAACGGACGTATTGGTATACGCAGATCGTTTCCGTATTTCGCAGGTACTGAATAATTTATTGGGGAATGCCATTAAATTCTCTCCGCAAGGGGGACGCATCGCCGTAGAATATGTGATAGAGAACGGTTGGTTATTATGTGCTGTGCAAGACGAAGGCCCCGGCATTGCCCCGGATGAACAAGTTAAAATTTTCCAGAAATTTCATCAATCTGAACACGACCATACAGCTCGCAAACAGGGCTGGGGGTTGGGTTTGTCTATTGCGCAAGAAATCGTCAATGCTCACCAAGGAGAAATTGGTGTGTCTAGTGCAGGGTTAGGGCAAGGGGCCACTTTTTGGTTCCGTATCCCGATCACGTCTAATACGCAACCGCTTGAAGGAGTCAGTGATTTATAA
- a CDS encoding LytR C-terminal domain-containing protein, with protein sequence MESSGKARSLIGKLFLLGLLGAVGWAALAQYQSVTVRTLTQKADDTLYVAILTQPAMVAAYNPSSRKSIWTTIKRRKLPQAPFDNAHDLLKQAQVPTLSVRYYIPKTLKRDEFWEQFKNRLTQWRYNPVLAGQLLWDYLQAYHDKRTNLSPAEFLSYAMDMSRLELTDITIKNVEEKTKKKASKSTTPAVEPDRILAPVEDKAPLALEDRPLLLEILNASGKKGAAMELTQYLRDKTQQGLLSVDVLQYDTFHGERQAQTHIIDFTGRRNQLKQLSSAMGLNNEIISEKQDTAICDARIIIGEDYKQPL encoded by the coding sequence ATGGAATCATCTGGTAAAGCACGCAGCCTAATAGGTAAATTATTTTTGTTGGGACTGTTAGGCGCGGTAGGTTGGGCGGCCCTAGCGCAATATCAGTCTGTAACAGTGCGCACGCTTACCCAAAAAGCAGACGACACTTTATACGTCGCTATTTTGACGCAACCGGCTATGGTGGCGGCCTATAATCCGAGCTCTCGCAAATCCATATGGACCACCATTAAACGGCGCAAACTGCCTCAAGCTCCTTTTGATAATGCACACGATTTACTCAAACAAGCTCAAGTGCCTACTTTGTCTGTACGATACTATATTCCAAAAACGCTTAAACGAGATGAGTTTTGGGAGCAATTCAAAAACCGCCTGACTCAATGGAGATATAATCCCGTATTGGCCGGACAGTTGCTGTGGGATTATTTACAAGCCTATCATGATAAGCGGACCAATCTTTCCCCGGCGGAATTTTTATCCTATGCGATGGACATGAGCCGCTTAGAACTGACGGATATTACCATTAAAAATGTAGAAGAAAAAACAAAAAAGAAGGCCTCTAAATCTACTACTCCCGCCGTTGAGCCGGACCGTATTTTAGCTCCTGTGGAAGATAAGGCCCCGTTAGCTTTAGAGGACAGGCCCTTGTTGCTGGAAATCTTAAATGCATCCGGCAAAAAAGGAGCCGCCATGGAACTTACTCAATACCTGCGGGATAAAACCCAGCAAGGCCTACTGTCGGTAGACGTATTGCAGTACGACACCTTCCACGGGGAACGCCAAGCGCAAACCCACATCATTGATTTCACCGGACGGCGCAACCAACTCAAGCAACTGAGCTCTGCAATGGGACTCAATAACGAAATTATATCGGAAAAACAAGATACCGCCATTTGTGATGCGCGTATTATCATCGGTGAAGACTACAAACAACCGCTGTAG
- the nadD gene encoding nicotinate (nicotinamide) nucleotide adenylyltransferase, with protein MKILVFGGSFDPVHKGHVAMLKKALAVIKPDVTHIVPAYQSPFKAKSPTPFHLRMQMAQAAFSALDTNLIFDDYEFKQGGKTYSYQLVQYLQTRYPQADIYLLVGTDCLNDLHAWKNADYIFKHTTIVAGRRKGFKENHVDFKHIMLPGQFPKLSSTRVRTHILSSGGIPADKISAEVGKIILAHDLYGLEQHRWLKKHLKPNRYLHSIKVAELCAVLSDIYEVPTEKAVQAGILHDAGKGFSAQDLIHYCTEHRLKIPYFEDICKCEPALLHSFVSAQLAQELFSIQDRDVLTAIEEHTLGSLNMTQLSKILFVADISSKDRKYKDAFVIRTLAMQDLEKALLYAANRKLWFTIDSQKWLCPAGIELWNHLVKHAA; from the coding sequence ATGAAAATACTCGTTTTTGGGGGCAGTTTTGACCCCGTACATAAAGGCCATGTGGCCATGCTCAAAAAGGCTTTAGCCGTCATTAAACCGGATGTAACGCATATTGTTCCTGCTTACCAATCTCCGTTTAAGGCAAAGTCCCCCACCCCGTTTCATTTGCGTATGCAAATGGCACAGGCCGCTTTTTCTGCTTTAGATACTAATTTAATTTTTGACGATTATGAATTCAAACAGGGCGGTAAAACCTATTCTTATCAATTAGTGCAATATCTACAAACACGATACCCCCAGGCGGACATTTATCTGTTGGTGGGAACAGATTGCCTAAACGATTTGCACGCTTGGAAAAATGCAGACTATATTTTCAAACATACTACCATTGTAGCCGGCCGCCGCAAGGGGTTCAAAGAAAATCATGTAGATTTTAAGCATATTATGCTCCCCGGCCAATTTCCGAAACTTTCTTCCACGCGCGTGCGCACTCATATTTTATCTAGCGGAGGAATTCCGGCAGATAAAATATCGGCCGAAGTGGGAAAAATCATTTTGGCGCATGATTTGTACGGGTTAGAGCAACATCGCTGGCTTAAGAAACATCTTAAACCTAACCGCTATTTACACTCTATTAAAGTGGCGGAATTATGTGCCGTCTTAAGCGATATCTACGAAGTCCCTACCGAAAAAGCCGTACAGGCAGGTATTTTGCATGATGCCGGCAAAGGATTTTCGGCTCAAGATTTAATTCATTATTGCACAGAACATCGTTTAAAAATCCCCTATTTTGAAGATATTTGCAAATGTGAACCTGCGCTGTTACATTCGTTTGTTTCGGCGCAACTGGCACAAGAACTTTTTTCAATACAGGACCGTGACGTATTAACCGCCATTGAAGAACATACATTGGGCAGCTTGAACATGACGCAATTAAGTAAAATTTTGTTCGTGGCGGATATTTCTTCCAAAGACCGCAAATACAAAGATGCTTTTGTGATACGCACCTTGGCCATGCAGGATTTGGAGAAGGCGCTTTTATATGCCGCTAACCGGAAATTATGGTTCACCATTGACAGCCAAAAGTGGCTTTGTCCGGCAGGGATTGAATTATGGAATCATCTGGTAAAGCACGCAGCCTAA
- a CDS encoding FAD-dependent oxidoreductase yields the protein MTKKPSSLHVRYLILGGGLTGLSTAYHLEQQKQTDYLVVEKNSFFGGLCASEVKNGFTFDYSGHLLHLHNPYTKQLVRRLLKGNLLRHKRNAFINLYGRKIPFPFQANLWALPAKYRRACVEGALQAAKQPIQSPKNFEQWAQQSFGRNMYECFFKPYNQKLWQTPLTELTCDWCGTFVPTPNITQIKQGARRPGKKSWGYNSYFYYPKSGGCAALADALAERVPNTWLSAEVTSINLANQRALVQGKWVSYDTLINTLPLPVFLQRCVRLPKHIKQKASKLKSTSVYVFQIAIGRKITPFHWIYFPEPEMPFYRVGMQSAFSPYNAPKGTSSLYIETTQKITPGKATEQAIFKTLCQKGIIKEQDKILFSFWRTLNPAYAIYDKYRLDAVTTITRWLQQQHTLCAGRYGCWEYSFMERSLLQGKEIASILGIQA from the coding sequence ATGACTAAAAAACCTTCATCCCTTCACGTGCGTTACTTGATTTTAGGCGGTGGTTTAACCGGTCTGAGCACGGCCTATCATTTAGAACAGCAGAAACAAACCGATTACCTAGTCGTGGAAAAAAATTCATTTTTTGGGGGATTATGTGCCAGCGAGGTGAAAAACGGATTCACCTTTGATTATTCCGGCCATTTATTACACTTGCACAATCCCTACACCAAACAATTAGTGCGCCGTTTGTTAAAAGGGAATTTATTACGACACAAACGCAACGCTTTTATTAATCTATATGGCCGCAAAATCCCTTTTCCGTTCCAAGCCAATTTATGGGCGTTGCCCGCCAAATATCGTCGTGCTTGCGTGGAAGGTGCCCTACAAGCAGCCAAGCAGCCTATTCAATCCCCAAAAAATTTTGAACAATGGGCCCAACAATCCTTTGGCCGCAACATGTACGAATGTTTTTTCAAACCTTACAATCAAAAGCTCTGGCAAACACCTCTAACAGAATTAACGTGTGATTGGTGCGGCACCTTTGTCCCCACCCCCAACATAACTCAAATTAAACAAGGCGCACGCCGTCCCGGGAAAAAAAGTTGGGGATACAATTCCTATTTTTATTATCCTAAATCCGGAGGGTGCGCCGCACTGGCTGATGCATTGGCCGAGCGCGTGCCTAATACATGGCTTTCGGCAGAAGTCACCTCTATTAATTTAGCCAATCAGCGAGCTCTCGTTCAAGGCAAGTGGGTATCTTATGACACACTAATCAATACCTTGCCGTTGCCGGTATTTCTCCAGCGTTGTGTCCGCTTGCCCAAGCATATCAAACAAAAAGCCTCTAAACTTAAGAGTACTTCGGTATATGTCTTTCAAATAGCCATCGGACGAAAAATAACGCCATTTCACTGGATTTATTTTCCTGAGCCGGAAATGCCTTTCTACCGCGTAGGTATGCAAAGTGCTTTTTCGCCATACAATGCGCCCAAAGGCACGAGCTCTCTGTATATTGAAACAACTCAAAAAATCACACCCGGTAAGGCGACCGAACAAGCCATTTTTAAGACACTATGCCAAAAAGGTATAATAAAAGAGCAAGATAAAATCCTTTTTTCATTTTGGCGCACCTTAAATCCGGCCTATGCCATATATGATAAATATCGTTTGGACGCTGTAACAACGATTACCCGTTGGTTACAACAACAACATACGCTATGTGCCGGACGGTATGGCTGTTGGGAATATTCGTTTATGGAACGCAGTTTATTACAAGGGAAAGAAATCGCTTCTATATTAGGGATACAAGCATGA
- a CDS encoding undecaprenyl/decaprenyl-phosphate alpha-N-acetylglucosaminyl 1-phosphate transferase gives MSTLSLYLLTVLLSATTTAIALPLLRAAIGPALLDSPGGLKHHAQSTPIVGGCALLAGLIVSLFFIRYTTDFPTGTLHSLRGILCGGAMIFGLGLLDDLKKPAGLGISVKLFIQILATLCLMRYGVHISLFDSPVLSYTLTFLWVLGITNAFNLLDIADGLCVGQAVICCLGLIFISLPSEQIYVNFGAYALLGACLGFWPYNHSRRLKSFLGDSGSTLIGFLIAALSMGADYSTLSNVGFLAPLLILAVPIFDTSFVSLVRLQKGQNPLQGSPDHAVIRLQRAGISPKTILLSFLTAGVLFNILAFWTTRLTLLPALCVYGVALLLTVMIALYLIGISGHTHD, from the coding sequence ATGAGCACATTATCACTTTATTTGTTAACCGTATTATTATCCGCTACGACTACCGCCATTGCACTGCCTTTGCTACGCGCAGCTATCGGACCGGCCTTGTTAGATAGCCCCGGCGGATTAAAACATCACGCTCAATCTACTCCTATAGTGGGCGGTTGCGCCTTGTTGGCGGGATTAATAGTCAGTTTGTTTTTTATTCGTTATACTACTGATTTTCCCACCGGAACGTTGCATAGTTTGCGCGGCATTTTATGCGGGGGTGCCATGATTTTCGGGCTGGGTTTATTAGACGATTTGAAAAAGCCGGCCGGCTTAGGAATTTCCGTTAAATTATTTATACAAATTCTGGCTACCTTATGCCTTATGCGTTATGGAGTACATATCAGCTTATTTGATTCCCCCGTGCTTTCTTATACGCTTACTTTTTTGTGGGTGTTGGGAATTACCAATGCATTTAACTTATTAGACATTGCTGACGGCTTATGCGTGGGGCAAGCTGTTATTTGCTGTCTGGGTTTAATTTTTATTTCCCTCCCTTCCGAGCAAATTTATGTCAATTTCGGAGCTTACGCCCTACTGGGAGCTTGCCTTGGTTTTTGGCCGTATAATCATAGCCGCCGTTTGAAATCTTTTTTAGGAGATAGCGGCAGCACATTAATCGGTTTTCTGATAGCGGCCTTGTCCATGGGAGCCGATTACAGCACTTTATCAAATGTTGGTTTTCTGGCACCCTTACTAATTTTAGCGGTTCCCATATTTGATACTTCTTTTGTCAGTTTAGTACGTCTACAAAAAGGGCAAAATCCTTTGCAGGGCAGTCCCGATCATGCCGTCATACGTTTGCAACGGGCAGGAATTTCCCCAAAAACAATTTTATTATCTTTTTTAACGGCAGGCGTTCTATTTAACATACTTGCATTTTGGACCACGCGGCTTACGCTACTACCTGCTCTTTGCGTGTACGGCGTTGCCCTACTGCTAACAGTAATGATTGCGCTGTATCTGATTGGTATTTCGGGACATACACATGACTAA
- a CDS encoding lysophospholipid acyltransferase family protein, with amino-acid sequence MAKRKSKSTQQPISLSRRMISWLIYGYSVFLGWTTRVYWFKTDEFLALEKQGKNYIYCIWHNQQLFLLYPYRKQKVAALISQSKDGEYIARVLPYFGMKAVRGSSTRGGARALIEMIRAVREGYHPILTPDGPRGPIYQVQHGILYLARKTGLPIIPVGSALNHKFKVGSWDKMRVPLPFGKTAFTYGKAFYITEETNLETAALALKNELDRVTDQSEQFINKKPFDNTKG; translated from the coding sequence ATGGCCAAACGCAAATCTAAATCTACTCAACAGCCCATTTCCCTATCACGCCGAATGATTTCATGGTTAATTTACGGCTATAGTGTCTTTTTGGGCTGGACTACACGCGTGTATTGGTTCAAAACCGATGAATTTTTAGCTTTAGAAAAACAGGGCAAAAATTATATTTACTGCATTTGGCACAATCAACAGCTTTTCTTATTATATCCCTACCGCAAGCAAAAAGTGGCGGCCTTGATTAGCCAAAGTAAAGACGGGGAATATATTGCGCGCGTTTTGCCCTATTTTGGTATGAAAGCCGTACGCGGCAGTTCTACACGCGGCGGTGCACGTGCATTAATTGAAATGATACGCGCTGTACGAGAAGGCTATCATCCGATACTCACGCCGGATGGTCCGCGAGGTCCGATTTATCAAGTTCAACACGGTATCTTATATTTGGCGCGCAAAACAGGGTTGCCTATTATTCCAGTGGGAAGTGCGTTAAATCACAAATTTAAAGTTGGTTCTTGGGATAAAATGCGCGTACCCTTACCGTTTGGAAAAACTGCTTTTACCTATGGAAAAGCGTTTTATATTACCGAGGAAACCAATTTGGAAACTGCCGCACTGGCGCTCAAAAATGAATTGGACCGCGTAACCGATCAATCCGAGCAATTTATCAACAAAAAACCCTTTGATAATACAAAGGGTTGA
- the secF gene encoding protein translocase subunit SecF, giving the protein MMTFFPKTHIDFLKYRKIYFTLSALIFVFGIYLFSTKGLNLGIDFTGGTMVQVKFEQKVDMAQIRAALSQTGHSSDLQSYGDETFAVREKGTESNVGEVQARIEAALNTLHVPYVVQQTNFVGPTVGQNMTERAAWAIILSLVFIIIYVAFRFNNILWGTSGVVALFHDLFVMAVAFAITQREIDLVVVAAFLTVAGFSINDTIVIFDRIRENMRLNPRATLGELINLSINETLSRTAITSITVVGALFVLYFIGGEALNSFSFAMLVGCICGFYTTIALTTPLVYVWTKGGKNMESLPKHEYKPAPAPKRVEPVTAMEEGTKGPSKKAMRKSRRNRR; this is encoded by the coding sequence ATGATGACTTTTTTCCCAAAAACACACATTGATTTCCTCAAATACAGAAAGATATACTTTACCCTTTCTGCCCTGATTTTTGTCTTTGGTATTTACTTATTCTCTACCAAAGGGTTGAACTTGGGCATTGACTTTACCGGCGGTACCATGGTACAAGTCAAATTTGAGCAAAAAGTGGATATGGCCCAAATTCGTGCGGCCTTGAGCCAAACGGGTCATAGCTCTGACTTACAGAGTTACGGAGATGAAACCTTTGCGGTACGTGAAAAAGGGACCGAATCCAATGTAGGAGAAGTGCAAGCTCGCATTGAAGCGGCCTTAAACACTTTGCATGTTCCCTATGTAGTCCAGCAAACTAACTTCGTAGGCCCTACCGTAGGACAAAATATGACTGAACGGGCCGCGTGGGCTATTATCTTATCCTTGGTGTTTATCATCATTTATGTAGCCTTTCGCTTTAACAATATCTTGTGGGGCACATCCGGCGTAGTAGCCCTGTTCCACGATTTATTTGTGATGGCTGTAGCTTTTGCTATTACACAGCGCGAAATTGACCTCGTAGTGGTAGCCGCATTCTTAACGGTAGCCGGTTTTTCTATTAACGATACCATCGTTATTTTTGACCGCATCCGCGAAAATATGCGTCTGAACCCGCGTGCAACATTGGGAGAACTCATTAATTTATCCATTAACGAAACTCTCTCTCGCACGGCGATTACCTCTATTACCGTAGTTGGTGCGTTGTTCGTGCTTTACTTTATCGGTGGAGAAGCGTTAAACTCCTTCTCGTTTGCTATGTTGGTGGGCTGTATTTGTGGTTTCTACACTACCATTGCACTGACGACTCCGTTGGTGTATGTGTGGACTAAAGGCGGCAAAAATATGGAATCTTTGCCCAAACACGAATACAAACCGGCTCCGGCTCCCAAAAGAGTAGAACCGGTAACAGCCATGGAAGAAGGAACGAAAGGTCCTTCTAAAAAAGCCATGCGCAAAAGCCGTCGCAACAGAAGATAA
- the secD gene encoding protein translocase subunit SecD, with product MSKSLAIKWIIIIVVLLGSLALIYPNYRWYSKPNAERVKLEAMGERPARMLNLGLDLRGGSSLLLELDVSKLSSKEPLNEAMARAIEIIRNRIDQYGVGETLITRQGEKWILVQLPGVANPAAAEALIGKTAMLEFHIVKNDTTGAEKAIAKLEETEEPYDQDGNLKPEIAELLPEGYTIFRTKDGGYNVVDKAAKVTGADLENARLTMYGDNGYPEVAFSFNADGAKKFGQLTGSNIGKQLAIVLDNTIQSAPVVQSRITKDGRISGTFTLDEARQLTIVLKAGALPAPVHVIEKKTIGPTLGEDSIKSGLSASLYALLGILLFMVIYYKWAGFIADTALILNLILLVAIMSYFSATLTVPGIAGVILSLAMAIDANVLIIERMREEKLMGKPIATIIQLGYEKAWSAIFDSNITTIIVGCCLLQFGTGPVKGFAVTLIIGLVVSLFTAVFVTRAMYELMLTSNPKEISL from the coding sequence ATGTCCAAGTCTCTGGCCATTAAATGGATTATCATCATTGTCGTACTGCTGGGCTCTCTAGCGCTGATTTATCCTAATTATCGCTGGTACTCTAAGCCCAACGCCGAACGTGTCAAACTGGAAGCCATGGGAGAACGTCCGGCCCGTATGTTGAACTTGGGTCTAGACCTGCGAGGTGGTAGTAGTCTGCTACTGGAATTAGATGTATCCAAACTCAGCAGCAAAGAACCACTCAATGAAGCGATGGCCCGCGCCATCGAAATCATCCGCAACCGTATTGACCAATACGGAGTGGGTGAAACCCTCATTACCCGTCAGGGTGAAAAGTGGATTTTGGTCCAACTGCCCGGTGTAGCCAATCCGGCCGCCGCGGAAGCGTTAATCGGCAAAACAGCCATGTTGGAATTTCACATTGTGAAAAATGACACCACCGGCGCTGAAAAAGCCATTGCCAAGTTGGAAGAAACCGAAGAACCATACGATCAAGACGGAAACCTAAAACCGGAAATTGCCGAACTGTTACCGGAAGGATATACCATTTTCCGCACGAAAGACGGAGGTTACAATGTGGTAGATAAAGCAGCCAAAGTAACCGGTGCTGATTTGGAAAATGCCCGTCTAACCATGTATGGCGACAACGGATATCCTGAGGTTGCTTTCTCTTTCAATGCAGACGGTGCTAAAAAATTCGGACAGTTGACCGGCTCCAACATCGGCAAGCAATTGGCCATCGTGTTGGATAACACAATTCAATCTGCTCCCGTAGTGCAAAGCCGTATTACTAAAGATGGCCGCATTTCCGGTACTTTTACCTTGGATGAAGCCAGACAATTAACCATTGTACTCAAAGCAGGCGCTTTGCCGGCTCCTGTACATGTCATTGAGAAAAAGACCATCGGCCCCACCTTGGGAGAAGACTCTATTAAGTCCGGTTTAAGTGCTTCTTTGTATGCTTTACTGGGCATTTTATTGTTCATGGTCATCTATTATAAATGGGCAGGTTTTATCGCCGATACGGCCTTAATTCTCAACCTCATTTTGTTAGTGGCAATCATGAGTTATTTCTCAGCTACGCTCACGGTGCCCGGCATTGCCGGTGTCATCTTATCGTTGGCCATGGCCATCGATGCCAACGTGCTGATCATTGAACGTATGCGCGAAGAAAAACTTATGGGCAAACCGATTGCTACCATTATCCAACTGGGTTATGAAAAAGCATGGTCTGCTATTTTTGACTCCAATATCACCACCATCATCGTGGGTTGCTGTCTATTGCAATTTGGTACGGGCCCCGTCAAAGGGTTTGCCGTTACCTTGATTATTGGTCTGGTAGTCAGCTTGTTCACGGCCGTATTTGTGACACGTGCCATGTATGAGTTGATGTTAACTTCTAATCCCAAGGAGATCAGCTTATGA
- the yajC gene encoding preprotein translocase subunit YajC: MNTAAQGGGANLFLMLILTFFIIMIFWSGRGQKKREQERLTKLEALQKGDQVVISGGIVGTVVGFHDNALEVKLADNVKITVLKSGVVGFLSAVTPIKQGGAK; the protein is encoded by the coding sequence ATGAATACTGCAGCACAAGGCGGAGGAGCAAATTTATTTTTAATGCTCATCTTGACCTTCTTCATCATCATGATATTCTGGTCCGGCCGCGGACAGAAGAAACGCGAACAAGAACGTCTTACTAAACTGGAAGCACTACAGAAAGGCGACCAAGTTGTTATTTCCGGAGGGATTGTAGGAACTGTTGTCGGGTTTCACGACAATGCTTTGGAAGTGAAATTGGCCGATAATGTTAAAATAACCGTTTTGAAATCGGGTGTCGTCGGGTTTTTATCCGCCGTTACTCCCATTAAACAAGGAGGAGCCAAATAA